GGCGTCGAATCAGGCACCGATGACTCTGAAACAAATACTCCAAGCAGCAGCGACAGCCGATCCAGCATATCAACCACTTGTACAGATGCCTATGAACATCAGACATCCCTAGATGACAATAAGCCTCTTGACAAATCTTCAGATTTGATCACGAAGAACTGCATGTATGAGCCATTCGACATGGCTGCTTTTGCACCTTTGGATTTGGACAGCTGGGAGTTGGACGCCCTACTAAGATTTGGAGCCTGATAATCAGGGTTAAACCAAAAGCTGGTGACCAATTGATAATATGATATGAAGAGAGATActaaggtatatatcatttagCCAGAATGTGTTTGTATCAAGCAGTCATGAACAAAAGATAAGGCAACGTTCTTCCACTATAGGTGGGCTGCCATTTTCAACTTGTAATCTATACTTTTATAAAACACATTCCTTATGGTTCTTCGAGAAAGCAACATAGTCCTTATAACTAACAAAATCAGGCCTGATGTTCCTCCAGAAAAAAAAGCAGGTCTCAAGTTTCATGGCACCCTCGATCCATTCCAGCACGTGTATGACATGGCTCCATGTGAATCCTcataaaagattaaaaaaacttttttttcaccCCTAGCTAGGAATCAGCTGTCTTTCGGAGTTCATGGGATCTATCTATCCTCACCTTACTTCGTATCCATCTGTGTTTTCTGGACTACACATATCAGTGCTACTTAATTCTGGAAAGCATGTGGGAAACTGGGAATTGTTAAGCATATGCAACAGCTAGCTGGCAAGCAAATATACGGATATATACATACGGATGATTTCAAAAGAACTGAAGGGGGTCTGACCTGCAGCCGCCACAAGATTGTCGTATGTGCTCTTAATTTTTCAATTTGCAGTAGCCACTGGGTAATTAATGTATTAAGATAGATGATGTTGAAACCAGCTATTAGTAGCAAAACAGAGGACGTACCCCACCCATTTATATATCGACCTGGGAACCACTACCATATATATGGTGCAGATAAATATAGTTGATCATACAAGTTGGTATATAGTGGTATTATATGTATCTAGGAGAGCATTGAGCATATCTCTGCTATAAACCTGCATCAAACCTGTAAATGTGAAAAGAACCTGAATGCAGTACTAATAATGAATATAGATGTGAGAGACAGTGTGCTTACCATTGGTTGAGTAGGTTCCAATTCACCATGCAAACACTTTACAGGATCCAAGCAAGATGATGACTATTGTTTTAATtacaacaacttttgttatggCCCTTATTTACATCAACTTGTGGGTGCACTATTAAGATTTGTAGCCTGGTAATTCATATATTAATGAGTGAGATAGTGATCAGTCTGCATGATATGAAACAAATCTTAGGAACTGTGTGGCATAGCACAGAGATAATAAggtgaagaaaataagaaatcaTGCTGAGAAAGCCAGGCTGACAAGTATTTGTGAGTAGAGGGAGTAGATTGAACAGACACAATTTATCTCATCTGTTGGGATCTAATAacagtctgaactctgaagccaTTGGATTCTCATACTAATGCAATAAAACCCTGTATTTTCTGCATTCTAAAATTGGAATACTAGTACAACCTTAATATGGAACTCATATGTTCAGAGTCGTGTGTTGCATTAGCAAGCAACTACATGTAATTAGTTATTATGTAATGACAAGTAGCTGCTGATCATTGAGTAATTATTAACAGGATCTGTTGACCCCCAGCCGCCACAAGTTTGTCGTATATGCTGTATGCTCCCAATGCACGTGCGTACCATATCAGTTGTAGATAGAATTGATGTTGCAACCAGGAACTAGCAAAAGGCATAGTGGTAGTATCCTTTGTCTAAAAAATGAAGTGGTAGTATAGTTTAGTGCACAAGCTGGCCTATCTCTAGGGAGTAGAATATGTCTGCATCACTTCACCAAACACCTGACGGAATCCATGGAAGACAGTGACTTCGTAAACTACACCAATAACCTGTCTATATACACATCTATCTCTTTCTGAGTTTGGTGCCTGTGCAAGTGTTGCTTCTTGTGTTTGTGTGAGCGTGTGTTTTGTTTCGTAATTGTTTTTCTCCTCCTTAAATAGTGACAGGCAGCTGAGAAAAAAATGTTATCCAGAAAACGGGCGGTAGTAAACCAAGATATATATGCTTCTTGTGTTTTAGTTAAGCTCTAACATGTTGCTGAGAGTAGGGACTAATTCATTTTGTAATGGCACACCAATGCTAGGCTAAGGACGCCCCATTGGCGTGACCATTGAAGAGAGGGACGGTATAGGCATCAACCTTGTCCATAATACGATTAGGCTAACTGCAAATAAAATGAACCATGAATGCATTGTGTCACTGTCTCACACCGCAACACACATACGAGATGTAATGATAAAAAATACATACAGTGATCCATAGATTACAATGTTTTTTCTTTAGGCATGATCAGTAGCAATATTACAAGTTATATATAAGTTGTGCAAAGTTTACAAGTGCCTGGCTACCCGGTAGGCAAACAAAGCTAATTAAAAGTAAAGACCACGTATTTGGGCTATCCCCGAGTTGGGCCACAATCCCACAAACGATTACTACTAGTCTTCTACTCTTCTTGATATGATAGAGAGAGGGCACATATCTCTCGCTCTCCTCTGTAGGTAGCTTGTTTGTACCGCCCGTTGCACAATATTGGGCCAGCAAGCAGGTATGGCCTCTGAGGCTCTGACAGCGTTCCTATTGTGCTGTTGATGTCTTAGAAAATACATCGATGAATTTTTCTTCCACTTGTTATCTCTGTCACCCCCACGTCTACTGTCCTTGAGCCACAAAGATGTGGACCTTTTGGGCCACCTGCTACTGTAAAACAATATGCGCGGCGTGCTCACTGTAGGCTGCCATTGGCAGACAGTGTGGTCATAGATTCTTGGTGCCAACTGCATCTATGCAGTCAACCTCCTCTACTCCCTTGTTGTATCAGAAACCCTAGGCCATAAGCCCTTGTTTACATGATTGAATAGATATCTTAGGTGGGGATGTCATGGTGCTAGACCATcacaaataattattaatttGGTACTATCAGAAGGTTTAATATACAGAGTCAAAAGTTAAATTTATTTCTATGTTTGAAgatttgaaattcaaaaattcaaaGTTGGAAGCCTCAATGGCCAGGTTGTTTAGTAACATGAAGGTATATTTTTGTGCCCACAAAATGCCACATGAAAAACGAGAAGGGGGAGCCATGGGATGCTATTTCACATGTAAGGGATGTACATAGAGATATCATTATCTTTTGTCACAATCTAGTTTGTTCCTTATATATGTGTGGCTCACACATATTACATTCATGTGGTGCTCAGGAATCCTAAAGGTCCACATACCACTTGTTTTCTTCTCTACTTTGTTGAAAATGATGGTAGTCAGCAAAACCAGTTCAAGGCTATGGTTAGTCTAAGTGGAGCTATCTGTAGCGTACATATTCATATTACGAAATATCAAGGATTTTGAAGGACCGAAActggcgaccagaggggggtgaatgggagcctcacaAAAATTCGCGGAAGCAATTTGAGTAAAATCAGAATAAAATCTGTTTGCAATTTCCAACACAGATAAAAAGACAGGGGTAAGCAAAAAGCTAAATCACGTGATAAAGACCCACTAAACAAAATATTAAACAAAAGAGCACACGGTTGCAAAAAGGTTGTTTACTGTTCCTAGAAAGTGACCTCACCTTCCCTGGTGCATGCGTGAGTGATGTTTCTAGAAGCAATATTAATGTGTAATATTGAAAGTGCTAATGAGAAGGAAATTTGCAAAGCAGAGACACGACCTGCAAGTCACCTGCATGCACATGCGTGCGCTGTTCGGAAGCAGAACGGCTGTTCCTGGCCGGTCACCTCCCTTGGACGGGGCACACACAGCAAAATCCAGAGACGTGCGCTTCAGTAGAGCAGGCAGCGTACGGACTAATCGTACGAGCTCATCGGCGGCCGGCCCTGGTGCGACGCTGCGAGCCATGGCTGACCGCCAGGCGCACACCTTGTCCTCCCGCAACGATGCGTCCCTGAACAGCAAAAAGGAAACAACCAAACCGGCGGTGCAAACAACGAAAACAAAGGGAACGGAGGAAAATCGGATCTCGCACGAACAAAGAACAAATCACAAGGACGAATAATTAAAGTGTAATTATTCTACAAAAGTGCATCTAGCCTCCGCCCGATCATCCTCCCTCTCTTAATTGGAGAGATCAACAAAAATCCCTCGCTAGGATTGAAACCCTAGGCTAGACCAAAAAGCGAGAAAGCAAGAGCGCCCTCTCAACCCTAGGTGCCACATATTTATATCCTTAGGGTGGCACGACCTATTTACACATAACCCCCTACATTAAATAAATCTAACGTAGGGGCGTAAATTCCAATTACGTCCTCCATGGTAAATTCCGCGATGTCCGCAATCCCTCCATCTCTACGACGTGATCTTCACGATGTCGCCGCACGACCATCCGAAATCGTATCGCGATCGTTGGAATTTCCATCTTCGGCCAACGCCTGCCACACGGGCGTCCCGGTACGATGCATGGCTTTGTGGCTCAACCAGCGAACCCCGGATTTTGTGGCATAATCCGAAAACCTCCCTCGATGTCCTCCCGCCGTGTAGCCAGGTACAGTAGACGTACACCGCACGATCGCCTGTCCCTCGAACGCAAGCCTCGATCCGCCCTTCTCCGCCCCCGCGGTTTTTCAACGCGGCATCCTATCTTCGTTCTTCACTCGTCGCCGCATGTACCTTGTCTCCACCTgtcacctgcaaccacaacCTACCAAGAGACACGTCACACGCACACCGTGTTGTCAATCGCTCATCACCAAGGTGCTAGCCCACCGGCACCTCAGATTTGCAACTACATGATATTCAATTTCCATGGTTGTCAGCACATTTAGACAATTACTTAATGTTTAATGTTCAATTGAGGTCATGCATATCAACCTGGTTAATACTTTGCTCATGCATGTATGAGGATTAATAAAAATTAAATTTCATGTGATAATAATTGATCTGCAAAAAATCTCAAACTGATGATAAATGTCTCTATAACCTACTTAGTATTATAATTCATCATAACACACAGACATCAACAATATCTGCCATGTAATTTGAAATGGCtaatctcttctttttttttctttgcatgaAGACCTGTTTAAATATCAACAGCCACCAAACTATGTGTATTTTTAGCACATCATCAGCACATTACTAGATATTATTAGATATAATTTTTTAGACATGCTATTAGAGCCAAATCATGAATGTCACTATCTTGAGACCGGCAGATTAACAACGACATTGCTCTGTATAACAACCACTAGAATTATTGGCCATACACATGTCTTTCCATGAATGCTTGTCATGTCGGGGCACATGCCATCCTACATAATCTGTCAAGTCTTTGCTTGTCACAACTCTGGACCACAGAAATAAAACCTAGCCCAAGTGACCTAACAATGTTTATTCACACATCGAATAACTTACGGAGGCAGCAATTTTCATACAAATGTATTTTCATGCATGGGTACATAAAAGACAGCATTGCTTCCTTTTATGCACGAATCCATCTTAATGTTAATGTAGATATGTCAATCCTCATCATCTGATCAACTACATTTAACTCCATACTAGTACTACTAACATGGATTCTAATCATCATCTGACCATATAATGAATAGCACTACTACTTACTATGGGCGTGTTTGGCATAGCTCCACTCCACAGCTtcagcaactccaccaaaaaatctagccaaacaccccagctccaaaactccatggagcagcTAACTTCATgaagctgtagtgcaaatgggggtggaattttggagcacctcttttgctgctccaaaactcctTCTTCTAGACCTTCTTGTGGAGTTAgtaggtaattacccaccaataccactgtaATAGAAAAAAccgttgttcttttttttttccttcgacTCCACGCGCTCATCTATGCTCCCgtgaacccgccgccgccggccgttccCCACCTGAGCATCAATCCTCGCCGGCCGCGTAGCCCCTCCGAGGCCCCCTCACGCCACAtctctccccgccgccgccggttatCGCCTGGCCCTCGCGTGTGCGCATCTCCACCGCCTCGATCCCATCGAAGCGGACAGCCGCCCCCCGTCTCGCGACTCGCTCGCTCCCTCTGCACCCCCGCCTCGGCGTGATGgacgcggcgtcggcggggctGAAGCCCTCGGCGCTGGACCTGCTGGTGGCTCTGCTGACGGGGCGGGGGCCGCACTGGGCGTCCTCACTCACCGAGGACTGCCACCTGCTCGTCCTGCTCGCCACCTCCCTCGCCGTGCTCGTCGGCTGCTGCGTCACCCTGCTCgtcgccgctccgccgccgtgccccgCGCCGCCTTGGCCGCCACTGCCCAGGCGCAGACGCGGCCCTTCGCCGTGAAGCCCAAGGACGAGCCAGACCCCGACGACGGCAGGCAGAGGGTCACCGTCTTCTTCGAGACGCAGACCAGCACCGCCGAGAGCTTCGCCAAGGTTACTACTGATTCGTGTTGTTTTTCTTTGCACAAGTAGAGCTTGGTGCTGTGCTCTTGTTTCCCACTGCTGATTGGGTTGAAATTGATGCCCCTTTCGGCGTGGATTTGCAGGCGCTTGCGGAGGAGGCCAAGGTGAGGTACGGCAGGGCCGTCTTCAAGGTGGTCGATCTGGTATGCTCGACTGATTCCATCCTCATGCTGCTGCTTAAAATTTCATGTTTATAGCAGTTCATCTGTTATATTTGATGTGTGCTTCCCTGGGGTTTAGGATGACAAGTGGAGCCTGagttgggggcaacaatggtaatccacactgaaatcgatctttttggAAGCTGAGAGCATcaatctagccaaacaccttaTTTTAGTTctgaagttctggagtggagctggctccacctagAGTTTtgaagtggagcagctccacccggagctggagccatgccaaacagggcctatatgTCAAATGTGCCTCCTAAGCACCATCACATAACGTAATTATTAAACATGTGCATCTAATGGCAAATACATAACACTCACAAGTCATGATACATGACTCATCATAACCTCTTACCCATTTATGCATCAGTCTAAGTAAAACAAGATCTTGAATAGCACAATTGTGGTTGTGAGTTCTGACGTACTGTTGGATAGGGACAGTACTATCCCTAGTCTTCTCTAGTGAGAAAATTTGAATAATGACGGTTCCCTCCACCATGCTCAGACTCTAAGTGCTGCTACTTGCTTGTATAAATAGATGCCTAAAGCTGAAGTTACCAGCACCTTCAACTCCGACTGCCCAAGTATTATAGCCAGATATATTGAAAAACCATCAAATGAACATCCTTGAATCTTCCACTCATAGTAGCTGCCAAGTGGCGATCAATGAGATTGAGCACCAAAGGGCTCTCATGATGGACCTACATGACCTTATCCTACCAATACTTGATACCCATAGTGGGCAGGCGAAGCTTGTTCAGCAACTCTTTCAAGATATATTCAATTCCTCAAGTAAGGTTATCTCTTTTCTAGAACTTGGTGACAACAGTGAGAAGCAGGCCAATCTTATCAGATATAAAAGAAAACATGGTAAGAACAACATGGAGAGTCACATATTGGAGGAGGAAACCAAGGAAATTGGAAACAAGAGAAGGTATGTAGTAGAAGGAACATATGCTTACTTATTTGTCATTCACTGGGCTTAAAATAAATATTGCTTCGCTTCTCTTGATGATGGTAGGAAGAATGCGGAACACATAGGTTCAGTTGTGACACAAGCACCATACTTTGATGGATATCAATGGAGGAAGTATGGGCAGAAGTGGATCTCCAAAGCAAAGCATTCTAGGTATGTAACAACTAACAAAACATATGCATTGATGTACTTCATATGTTattttctatgctaaaattgggTATTGAGTTTCTCATCTATTTTGATGATTAGCTTTTTCCATAGCAAAACTCAAATTGCATCCATACATTTCTAATAGCAGAGTTGTATATgattaaaattaatattttgtATATAACAAACACATATTCTAATGAGGTTATGCTCGAGCAGGAGCTATTATAGATGTGCCAATAGTAAAGGGCAAGGGTGTCTTGCAACCAAGACTGTGCAACAGAAGGAAACCGATGGAAGTGGAACGGTGAGGTTGTTCGATGTTGACTATTATGGCCAGCACATTTGCAAGAAGGATGGCATAATTCATCCATATGTTGTTGAGACAACGTGCCATAGTGTCCCAATTGTCAATCATAACCAAAGCAGTATCTCAACGTTTGTCAATAATGATGTCCATGGAATTCAGGACGAAAACTATGAAAACTTATTCATGGTGCCAGACATGCCAGAATGTTTGAAAGATTTGACAGATACTGAAATGGAAAGGGCACTGGAGCTTACCTGTATGAACTTGCCACTGATCTCTGAGGATATATGGGCATAATGAAATGAGAAACGAGCTCCTCTGATTTCACAGATATGTAAATCGGCTAGTGTGGCCCAATGAGTTCTGACAAGGAAAGGGCATGTATTTTACCAGTAGTGTAAATTAAGTGTGATAAGCCAAAACAGCATATGCAGAAAGTAATCAGTGGAAAGAAATGATACCTTATAAAACTGGTGCACGGTGTCCAGCATTCTAGAATGTTGATGTACTATCTAGGCCCTCCTTTGACACAGAATAGTAAACCATGAATACTTTTCCTTGTAAGTCTGTAAAGCTACCTGCAAAGTCTTCCCAGATGGTAATTGAAGTCCTCCTGATATTTGTACTGTCTGGGCTTCTCTTTGACCCAGAATAGAAATGCTCATATTTTCACATAGATATATGGTGATCCAGACGAATTGCAGCCTATATATATGGCCATATGTATATTCTCTTCGCATGACTCCTTGACTTGACCCAGTTTGTGTGTTGCTGGATTGAATTGAACTGAACTTCGCAAGTTGCAACCACAGAAATAAATAGAATGTCTGTTTCAATTGGTCGACCAAGGAAGCACTATATGATTTTTGACCGATTTCAACGATATCAAACTCATATCAAAATATGTGGTAACGGAGTAGGGAGTACTATATGAGCTAGAGGCCCTACGTTGGCCACTCATCTAACTGAAAGATGATGAAAGATTCACACACTATATGCCGGTGGAAAGCGGCGTTTTTGCTCGCCTCTACTAGGTGTGAATGAACAAAACGATGACCTGTCAATTCGATTTTCGAAGACGGCTCAGCGCCCACGGTGTCACAGGAAAACGAAAGGGAAATCCACCCAAATCTATTGGaattttagagagagagagagagagagagagagagagagagagagagagagagagagagagagagagagagagagagagagagaga
This genomic window from Setaria viridis chromosome 8, Setaria_viridis_v4.0, whole genome shotgun sequence contains:
- the LOC117833671 gene encoding probable WRKY transcription factor 46, coding for MESHILEEETKEIGNKRRKNAEHIGSVVTQAPYFDGYQWRKYGQKWISKAKHSRSYYRCANSKGQGCLATKTVQQKETDGSGTVRLFDVDYYGQHICKKDGIIHPYVVETTCHSVPIVNHNQSSISTFVNNDVHGIQDENYENLFMVPDMPECLKDLTDTEMERALELTCMNLPLISEDIWA